CGTGACCGGTGTATCGGGCTCCGGTAAATCCACCTTAATTAATGACACCTTATTTCATGCGGTCGCTCAACATCTCTATGGGTCAAGTGCTGAACCTGCGCCCCATGAACGAATTGAGGGCATAGAGTTTTTTGATAAGGTCATTAATGTTGACCAGTCTCCAATCGGACGAACGCCTCGCTCCAACCCCGCAACCTACACTGGGGTCTTTACCCCAATCCGAGAGTTATTTGCTGGAGTGCCAGCAGCACGAGAGCGCGGCTACGAAGCAGGACGCTTCTCATTTAACGTCAAAGGTGGGCGGTGCGAGACCTGCGAGGGTGATGGCGTACTTAAAGTAGAAATGCATTTCTTACCAGATGTTTATGTACCTTGTGATGTCTGTCATGGAAAACGCTATAACCGTGAGACCTTGGACATTCGTTACAAAGGTAAAAATATTCATGAGGTTTTGGCAATGACAATTGAACAGGCGCATGAGTTCTTTGAAGCAGTGCCTGTGGTCAAACGTAAACTTAAAACCCTGCTTGATGTTGGTTTAGGTTATGTCTGTCTCGGACAAAGCGCCACCACGCTATCAGGCGGCGAAGCGCAGCGTGTCAAGCTGTCACTCGAACTATCCAAAAGGGATACCGGCCGCACTTTGTATATCTTGGATGAACCAACTACTGGTTTGCACTTTCATGATATTAAATTACTGCTGGGTGTTATTCACACACTGAAGAAGCAAGGCAATACAGTGGTCATCATTGAGCACAACTTGGACGTCATTAAAACTGCAGATTGGTTGATTGACCTTGGTCCAAATGGTGGCGCCGGTGGTGGCCAAATTATTGCAAAGGGCTCGCCTGAAGACGTAGCTAATAACGCAGCAAGCTTTACGGGGAAATATCTGAAGCCGTTGTTAAAGGCTAAATCGCCATTACCAGCCAAAAAGAAAAAATCTTTAGAGCAAGCGAGCCTCAGCTAAATCGATTGATTCTGGGCTACCGGATAAAACCACAATATCACCTTGTTGTAAAACAGGGTCCTCGGCAAGGTCTAACTTTGTATAGTCCGATTCAGTCGATTTTCTGCGTACCGCTTGAATGTTAACCCCATCCTCGTCCAGTGAGAGCTCAGAAAGTCTTTTACCAAGGGCTTGAGCGCCTTCTTGCAAGGGAACAGAATGGAGATGCCAGGATTGATTTGCGCTTACCTCATCATCTTCGGCGCCTCTAAAATACCCACGTAATAATCCATAGCGCTCTTCGCGAGCATCCGTAATACGCCGTACCACCTTGCGCATGGGCACGCCCATCATCAATAAAACATGAGAGGCCAACATTAAGCTACCCTCGATGAGCTCTGGAATCACTTCAGTGGCACCAGCACTTTGTAGTTTTTCTAAATCTGCATCATCGCGCGTACGAACCAATGCGGTCATGCCAGGCTTTAAACCCTCGACCAAGCGCAGGATCTTTAAGCTAGCCTGCGTATCTGCAAACGATATGACAAGTGCTTTTGCACGAGATAAGCCCCCTGCTACGAGGACGTTCTCACGGGTTGCATCCCCATACACCACATGACTCCCCCCCGCTACAGCATCTGCGATCCGGTCTGGATCTAAATCTAGCGCTAGATAGGAAATGTTCTCTTGGTCGAGCATTTTGGCAAGCGCCTGACCCGAACGACCAAAACCACAAATAATGACATGATCTTTATTGCGAACACTTTTCGTTGCCACCTTAGTTAAAGCAAGCGACTGTAATAGCCATTCATTACTTGCAAAGCGCAGTGCAATCTGATCACTGTACTGAATTAAGAATGGGGCGATTAGCATGGATAGCAACATAGCTGCGAGCACGGCTTGACTAAAGGCAGGATCAATCATGTGTAAGCCGTCAATTTGATTCAGCAGTACAAAGCCAAACTCACCCGCTTGTGCCAAACACAAACCTGTCCGAATGGAAATGCCCGAACTTGAACCAAATCCACGTGCGAGGATGGCAATTAAGCCGAACTTAAATACTAAGGGCAAAACAAATAACAGTAAAACAAGAATCCATTGCTCATAGATAACTAGTGGATCAAGCAACATGCCAATCGTAATAAAAAACAGGCCCAGTAATACATCTCGAAATGGCTTGATATCGTCTTCAACCTCATGACGATAGGGCGTCTCCGATATCAGCATCCCTGCCAAAAAAGCCCCCAGCGCCATGGATAAACCAAAATGCTCCGTCAGTGCTGACATGCCCAATACAATTAATAGCAAATTGAGCATGAATAGTTCTTGCGAGCGATACCCCGCTACAAACTTAAACCAACGACTCATGACGTTTTGGCCGATATAAAAAATCAACGCTAAAGCCAGCGAAATTTTGACTAATGCGATTGAAATATCTGTAATGAGATCTTTACCGCTTTGTGCAAGCGAGGGAATCAAAATTAACAGAAAGACTACTGCAAGATCCTGAAATAAAAGAATACCGACTACATTGCGACCCTGCTCTGTTTCGAGCTCCATCCTGTCTGACAAAATTTTGGTGACAATAGCGGTCGATGACATCGATAAGGCGCCCCCTAATGCAAGCGCTGCCTGCCACGACATGGGGTAAATCCAGGCAATCATCAAGCCAATCGGTATTGTTAAAACGATTGTCAAAATAACCTGGCTAGCGCCTAGACCAAAAACGATCTTACGCATCGAGCGTAATTTATGAATATTGAATTCAAGGCCAATTGAAAACATCAAAAAGACCACCCCGAACTCGGCAAGATACTTCACGGTTTCTGAATCAGAAGCCAGGCCTAAAGCATGAGGTCCAATTAAAACGCCGGCAGCCAGATAGCCCAAAATGGGGGGCAAGCCAAAATAGCGGAAAATGAGGACTCCCGCCACACCAGAGGCTAATAAAAATAGGGTTAGTTGAAGAACGCTCGGCATATACTTACTCCATGATAGCTAAGAACCCACGTGCGCTTGAGTTGGCGTGCGATACCCTCGATATCGAAGCGGATGCTTTGCGCAAAATGCGAGACCGGCTTGCAAAAACAGGTCAAGATGCCCTTGTTTTATCGGTCGCCCTCCTAGAGCAATGTCGTGGTCGCATCGTAGTTTCAGGAATCGGTAAATCGGGTCACATCGCCCGAAAAATTGCTGCGACCTTTGCATCCACAGGCTCACCGGCCTTCTTTGTCCACCCCGCTGAGGCTAGTCATGGTGATTTGGGCATGGTAACGCGGGATGATGTCTTTGTTGCCATCTCCAACTCTGGTGAGACTGAGGAGTTACTCACGATTGTTCCTATCATCAAGCGAACCGGAGCCAAGCTGATTGCCCTAACTGGTGATCCAAGCTCATCCCTTGCAAAATTAGCCGATGCCCATTTAGATGTTAGTGTCGACAAAGAGGCGTGTCCCTTAAATATGGCACCCACAACTAGCACGACTGCTGCACTTGCCATGGGTGATGCCCTCGCAGTGGCTCTCCTCGATGCGCGAGGTTTTAATGCCCAAGACTTTTTACGATCGCATCCCGGCGGGCGCCTGGGACGTAAATTACTCATTCATGTATCAGAGGTCATGCGTGATTTTGCAAATACTCCCAAAGTTTTTGAGGGTAGCTCATTTCAGGAGGCTTTAGCAGAAATGAGTCGCCATAAGATGGGTTTAGTTGTGATCGTGAATGCAAACAATCAAGTGCTTGGTATCTTGACTGACGGTGATTTACGACGCTTGCTCGAAAAGGGTGAAGATACAAAAACTATTCGTCTTGTACAGATCGTGACCGCAAACCCCAGAACTATTCCGCCTGATCTCATTGCTGAAGAAGCCATTGAGATGATGGAGCACCATCGAATTAATCATCTTATCGTTGCAGATGCCAACAAAACCCTCTTGGGTGCTTTAAATCTTCATGACTTATTTGCTGCGAAGGTGATCTAAACATGTCGGTTGCCTTCAATGCCCATACCACCAATCCTATAAAAGCGCACCCGCAAGCTCTCGAGCGGGCTAGCGCAATAAAGATGTTGGTGCTAGATGTTGATGGGGTGCTTACGAATGGTCAGGTCTTTTTTGGGCCCGATGGTAAAGAGATGCTCAAAGGTTTTGATATACAGGATGGCTATGGGATTCAGTTGCTACAAAGTGCTGGCATACCATGTGCTGTGATTACTGGGCGTCACTCAAAAATGGTACTAGCGCGCTGTGATGAGCTCAACATCAAACATGTATTCACGGGCGTAAAAGACAAAAACGCAGTATTAGATGAGCTATTAAAGCGAGTTGCTTTAAAAGCAAGTGACCTTGCGGTTATGGGTGATGACTGGCCTGATTTAGCCATCCTCATGCGTGCTGGTTTTCGAATTGCTCCAGCACAAGCCCATCTGGAAGTTTGTCAAATTGCACACTATATTACCGATGCCAAAGGTGGCTATGGTGCTGTTCGCGAAGCATGCGATGTGATCTTAAAGGCGCGCGGCCAATATGACCAGCTACTGATCTCTGCAAAAGGTCAGTCAGGAACATCATGAAATTCACTAGCAGGCAGATCTATCAGGTTACAGTGCGAGGGCTGTTGCGTACTCTCCCCTTTTTACTGATGGGCTCTCTTACTTTAGCAACCTTTTGGTTGGTTAAGAGAAGTTCTCCACCAGAGGCATTGCTTTTGGCACGAGTTCCTCAACATGTACCTGACTACATCCTAAAGAATGCCTCACTATCCAACCTAAATGAACTTGGGCAAACCAAATATCGAATTCTTGGTAAAAAACTTACCCACTATGAAGATGATGCGTCGATGGATCTAGAGCTTCCCCGAATGCGTGCTTTTCAGGCTCAAGGTTCCGCTCCGGTCACTGTGAAAGCCGATCGTGGTCACATAGACGGAGATCTAACTATTTTGGATCTATTTGGTAATGGAGAAATATTCCGACCCGCTCAAGAGGCTTCTGGCGATCTAAAAGCTTCGCCCCGACTACTGGCCCGCTCAAGTTTTTTTCAGGCCCTCATCAATGAGGATATTGTGCGCACTGATAAACCCTTAGAGCTTCAACAAGGCATGTCGATCATGAACTCGACAGGTGGTGGCACATTTAATAACGTACAACAAAGTGTGACACTAACTGGTCAGGTTCGCGGCCGTATTGAGCCCTCCGAACAACGAGGACGAAATTGAACCCTGCCCTTCGTATCTTGATGCTCTTATTGCCACTTTGGGTAGGTAGCGCCCTGGCCAATAAAGCAGATCAAGATAAGCCCCTTGTTATCAATGCGGATAAAGTAGATGTCGATGATGTCAAGCAAAGCTATCAACTTAATGGCGATGTTTTGCTAATCAAAGGTTCTATGATCGCAAAAGGTGATAAAGGAAGTATTCTGGTTGATCCCCAAGGCTATCAGAATATTGATCTCAAGGGAAAGTTAGAGTCCCCTGCTACGCTGCGTCAGCGTCGCGAGGGCCTGGCCGATGAGTTTATGCAAGGAATTGGTCGAGATGTCTTTTATGATGACAAGAAAGAACAGGTTATTTTGACTGGTAATGCCACTATTAAACGCCTTCTCAATATGCAAATGCTCGATCAATTACAGGGTTGGCAAATTGAATATGAAGACATTAAAGAGAGCTACAAAGTAAGGCCTCAGAAAGTGGATACGAAGGCACAACCGCAATCTCGTGCGATCCTAGCCCCCCGCAAGAAGGTCGTACTTAATTAATATGATTTCACCAAAACCGTCTACTTTACTGGCCGAAGGCTTGCAAAAACGCTATGGCTCTCGAACCGTAGTGCGCGATGTCAGTATTGAAGTTAAAAGTGGTGAAGTAGTTGGTTTGCTAGGGCCCAATGGGGCAGGCAAGACCACATCTTTTTATATGATTGTTGGTTTGGTTCCTCTTGACGGTGGCAGCATTCTGTTAGATGGGGAAAAGATTAGTGGCCTGCCGATTCATCGGCGCGCTCGACTGGGCCTCTCCTATCTTCCACAAGAGGCGTCTGTATTTCGGAAACTAAATGTTGCCGAAAATATTCAGGCTGTTCTTGAGTTGCAGGAGATTGATGGAAGACCGCTTAATAAAAAACAAATCCAGGAGCGCTTAGACGAGCTCTTAGGTGAACTACAGATTACACATTTACGCAATAACCCGGCTCTTTCCCTCTCCGGTGGAGAGCGCCGCAGAGTTGAAATTGCTCGCGCCCTAGCTTCGCATCCCAAATTTATCTTACTGGATGAGCCATTTGCCGGCGTTGACCCAATTGCAGTTGGTGAAATTCAACGTATTGTACGTTTCTTACGGGACCGCCAAATCGGGGTCCTGATTACCGATCACAACGTTCGTGAGACGCTCGGCATTTGTGACCACGCCTACATCATTAGCGAAGGTAGCGTGCTAGCAGAAGGTAAGGCGGATGAAATTATCCAAAATGATGCGGTAAGAAGAGTTTATTTAGGTGAAAACTTCCGCATGTAATCGTTTTGGCATTGAATCAACCAGCCGAAAAGACTAAACCTAGATTGGTGCATTGCGTCAGACTGAAGTAATTTTTTCAGTGAGATAGCTCTTTATATTCTAAAAACCATACTGGGATTGGCTCAGTGGTTTATGGTTGATCAAAAAACTTCCTTAATGAAGGGGGTATTGATTTTTTCCTATTGGTTTTATAAGAAATCGCTGATACCCTAGAGTTGCATGAAACCTCAGTATCTCGTGTAAGCAATCAAATTTCTAAGTTTGAGATTGTTCGAACCCAAGTACTTCCTTAGTCAATGCATTAATTTTTTCTAAAGAGTCCAGGGTGAGCGTTAACACGAAGCACTGTAGCGAAGTATCGGGAGTTGCTACGCATCCCTACCATGCATTTGCGTAGACCTTAATCATGGAGGTTTGTCATGCATTTAAGAATTAATAGTCGTCATCTTGAAGTTACTCCAGCAATCCGCACACATTTAGAATTCCGTCTTGAGCGCATTCGTAAGCATTTTGATCATGTGATCGATGCATCTGCATTTCTGATGGTGGATAAGGCCAAAGAGAAGAGCCTGCGCCAGACCGCTGAACTTACTCTGCACCTAAAAGGCAAGGAACTCTTTGCCCAGGCTCACCATGAGGACCTGTACCACGCAGTGGATGCGGTGATTGATAAACTAGACCGACAATTGGTCAAGCACAAAGAAATTATCCAAGATCACCACCATGATAAAAATAAGGTGCAAAGTATTTCTCAATAGAGACCTATAATCTAAGGTCATGAGCGTACTCACTGACCTTTTTACTGCTGATGGCATTAATCTCAATGGTTTGGCTAAATCCAAAGTCGAAGCCTTTGAGATTGCCAGTCAGTACTTTGCTAAAAAACTCGATATCCCCGCTGAAACCGTATTAGGATTTCTGGAAGCTCGGGAAGCATTAGGAAGCACCGGTTTAGGTGAGGGTGTCGCAATTCCCCATGGTCGCATTAAGGGGCTTAAACAGCCGGCTGCTGCCTTCTTTCGCTTAAGTAGTCCCATTGAGTTCAATGCCCCTGACGGTCAAGCTGTCTCTTTAATCATTTTTTTATTGGTTCCAGAAAAAGCAACTCAAGAACATCTTGAAATTCTCTCAGCGATTGCTCAGTTGCTTTCAGATGCACAAGTTCGCGAACAATTACTCACAGAGCCAGATCCACAAAAAGTCCAACAACTCATTTGCCATTGGGAGGCATAAAAATTGAGTCAACAGCTTTTACTCGAAGGGATAACAGCACAACAAATCTTTGATGACAATATAGCTGACTTAAAACTGTCTTGGATTAGTGGGCTTGAAGGTGCAGATCGCACATTTGATTCACAAGCTGTGAAAGCAGCGGCAGCCTCTTCTGATCTGGTGGGCCACTTAAATATGATTCATCCCAGCCGAATTCAAATCTTCGGACTCCAGGAAGTGGATTACCACGCCAAACTTTCAAGCAGTGAGCGACAAGCACAAATGAGCTCACTAATTACTAGCAATCCTCCATGCATCATCGTTGCCGATGGCTGTAAACCGGATGAAGAGTTACAGCTGTATTGTCAACGGTCATCGACCCCTTTATTCTCAACGGGCACTTCGGCAGCAGAGGTGATTGACCATCTTCGGTTTTATCTAACCAAGATCGGGGCTCCGTGCAGCACCATGCATGGTGTGTTTATGGATATATTAGGTCTTGGAGTTTTAATTACTGGTGAATCTGGTCTTGGTAAAAGTGAGCTAGGTCTAGAGTTAATTTCTAGAGGTCATGGCTTGGTGGCAGATGATGCCGTCGATTTCACACGCCTCGGACCAGACTATATTGAAGGTCGTTGCCCAGAAATTCTGCGTGATCTTTTGGAGGTTCGTGGCTTGGGTCTATTGGATATTCGGACGATATTTGGTGAAACGGCTGTTCGGCGAAAACTTAAATTGCGCCTTATTGTTCAGCTTGTACGTCGTAACGATGGTGAATTTGAACGACTGCCGATTGAATCACAGTTCATTAATGTGCTTGATGTTCCAATTCGCACTGTAAAGATTCAGGTGGCAGCTGGACGAAATCTGGCCGTACTGGTTGAGGCAGCTGTCCGCAACACCATACTTCAACTTCGTGGCATTGATACTCTAAAAGATTTCATTGAGCGTCAACGCAATCAAATGAGCTTGGATAGCGAAAATAATAAGAACCAGGGTCGTTTACTCTAAGATGCGAATCCAACTGATTACCGGCATTTCTGGTTCAGGTAAATCTGTTGCCCTACGAGCCTATGAGGATGCAGGTTATGACTGTATTGATAATCTTCCCGTTTCCCTCATCGAACAATTGGTCGCAACATTAGAATCGGAAAATTGCAAGCAAATTGCAATTGCCATTGATGCACGTCGCGGTGAATCTATTTCACAAGTACCAGCGCTCTTGCAAAAATTACGCGCACATCATGAGGTTAATATCCTTTTCTTAAATGCAGATACCAATACATTGGTACAACGTTTTTCTGAAACGCGTCGCCGCCACCCGCTCTCGAATCCAAATGAATCCACTACCTTGATTGATGTGATCGAGCAAGAGCGAACATTACTTGCCCCATTAGCCGATCAGGCCCAACAGATTGATACTGGTCATATTCCTGCGCACACTTTACGCAGCTGGATTTCCGATCATCTGAAAGAGAAGCCAATAGGTCTTGCAGTCATTTTTGAATCCTTTGCCTTTAAAAAAGGGGTGCCTAGCGAAGCCGATATTGTGTTTGATCTGCGTTGCCTACCGAATCCCCACTATGAACCACTGTTACGCGATCTCAGTGGAAAAGATGCGCCTGTTGCTGAGTATCTCAGCCGGTTCCCAGAAGTTGCACAAATGATGGAGGACATTAAATCCTATTTAGAAAAGTGGTTACTGCGCTATTTACATGATGGGCGTAGTTATTTAACTGTCGCCATTGGGTGTACCGGTGGTCAACACCGATCAGTGTATTTGGTTCAACAACTCAAAAAGTATTTTTCTGAAAATCATATGTTTAACGATATTTATTATCTAGAGCGTCATCGTGAGCTTGATTCTAAAAAAACACGGATTGGCTGAGGTAAGCCAATTTCGGCTATGTTTGCTCGTTTAATCCAGATCAGATTAGGATGGCTTATTGTCCATTTTTGATTTAAGGATACAAGGTAGGGATACATCTGCAAACGACGATGGCTAAATACATGCTGAATTACTGAACTGGTCTGTACTGACATAATTTGCTTGAAGTCAATATCAAGGGCTTTGTCGCCCAGCAGTGTTTTACTTAGTATTTTTCGAGCATTGCGCACAGTCATTAAGGCGATATCTTTACTTTGCGGCTCCCATGGTAATTCGATTAAGGAATATAAGCCGCCCCAAATCGCTTTTGGCGCTCTTCGTTCCAGCAAAATAAATTCTCCGCTCTGTATTAAAAAGATAGAGGTCTGAAAGCTTGGAGAAGCAGACTTTTTTTTCTTTGCTGGAATCTTATCTACGCGATTAGTTTGGTAAGCAAGGCAGTTATTCATCATGGGGCATCGCGCCTCATCACTAATACACCTTGCTTGCTTTGGAGTGCACCATGTGGCCCCAAAGTCCATCAATGCCTGTGTATAGATTGGCATTTTTATTGATACTTTTGGTAATTGTGCTTGCGCCCTTACCCAAAGTTGCTTAATTGTTTCTCGATCTTGAAGATCACCCTCTATTCCATGAAAACGACTAAGAACCCGCTTAACATTCGCATCCAAGATCGGGGCATGGACATCATAGGCGAATGCTACGATCGCTCCAGCAGTTGATCGCCCAATACCAGGTAAGCTTTCAAGCGCATCGAGATCCCGAGGAAATTTTCCTGAATGCTCACTCATAATTTTTTGAGCACAACGATGAAGATTGCGCGCTCGTGAGTAGTAGCCTAAACCACTCCATAAGGCCATCACATCATCGATTGGTGCGTTGGCTAAGGAGCTCAAGGTTGGAAAGCGCTTCATAAAAAGTAGATAACGCTCACTGACTGTGCTTACTTGAGTTTGTTGCAACATGATTTCTGAAACCCATATCGCATACGGGTCGCGCTTGTTCTGCCAAGGCATGCCAACTCGCCCATGCTTTGCGTGCCAAGAAATTAATGCGTTTGCAAAGATAAATGCCATCGATTAACGCTTTTGACAGACTGGGCAAAAATATGTGGAGCGTTGCCCTTGCACAATTTGCTGTATCGGTGTTTTGCACACACGACAGGGTTCGCCTGCTCGGTCATAGACTTTAGTTTGCATCATGAAATAGCCTGGCTCTCCGTGTGCATCCACAAAATCACGCAAGCTACTTCCACCCGCTTTAATCGCTTTACTTAAAACATTTCGAACAGAATCAGCTAGACGAGCGCATTGGATTTTCGTTAACTTCCCAGCCGGGAGTCGCGGATGAATGCCCGCTTCAAATAATGATTCAGAGCAATAAATATTCCCGACACCTACAACCGCCTGACCAGCTAAGAGAAAAGATTTTATGGCGATGGTTCGTTTTCGAGAGAATTGATACAGGCGGATAGCCCCCAATTCACCCGCAAACTCTGAAGCAAGGGGTTCTGGTCCTAATTTCTTTATTAATGGGTGTTCCTCTAAAGGCCCCTTTGAAAAAGGATGCCACAGGACAGCGCCAAACTTACGGGGATCATGAAGCCGCAGTCCAATGCGACCAAAGTGGATTAAGACGCGGTCATGCGGTTTAAGAGGATCGGTCATTGGTAAGACTCGCAATACCCCAGTCATTCCCAGATGGATCAATAAATAGCCAGAATCCATCTTGAGCAATAGATACTTTCCTCTTCGCTCAATCGTATCTAAACGTTGTCCAATTAATACCTTTGGCAATGATTTAGGGACTGGCCAACGCAAACGACCATCCACAATCTTTACCCCGGTTACCGACCGCCCCTCAATATGGGCTTGGATTCCTAAACGAGTGACTTCTACCTCTGGCAGTTCTGGCATAAATGAATTGTAGTTTCGGGGATTAGAATGTGCTTATGTACCTCAATTTCATGCAAAAACAAGCAAACAGGCTTGGTTTACTCTGCCTTTTTATGCTGTTGTTTGCCTTCTTGAGTAGTCAGCATGCGTATGCCCAAAAGCCACCCAAGGGCGCGACTAGTGAACAAGTATTTGAGATATTGGCCTCAGAAATCGCCCTGCAACGCGGCGAGGCTGGCTTGGCTTACCAAACCTATTTAAGCCTTGCTCGACAAACCGGTGAAGCGGATCTTGCGCAACGAGCAATGGAAATTGCGATTGCAGCCAATGCTCCTGATTTGGCACTAGCGGCTGCTCAAACCTGGGATGAGCTTTCTAAACCATCCCAAACTAGACCTAAAGAGGTCTTAGTAACCCTATTGATGCTCAATCAACGTTGGTCAGAGTCTGTAAAGCCTGCGGTGGCTCTTCTCAATCAACAGCCCTTGAGTGAGCGCGAGAAAACACTCAAGCAGTGGCAAGGCTTAATTGGTAGAGCCATGGACGAGAGCGCCGCGATGCTGGCCTATTACAAGATTATTTCAGCCTTAGTCCCACTGCCCAGTAGCCCCGATGTTTTGTATAGCTATGCATTAGCTGCCGAGAAAGCTGGTCAGTTTGAGGTCATGGAAAAAACCTTACGGATCATTCTCAAAAAAGATCCTAATAATATTAATTCTTTAAATGCCCTCGGTTACTCCTTGGCCGATCGCAACATAAAACTCACTGAAGCCTATGACCTCATCTTGAAGGCTCACAAACTTTCTCCCGACGATGCTTTCATTCTTGATAGCTTGGGATGGGTCAACTTTCGTTTGGATAAAACATCGCTTGCCCTAACGCAACTTCAGGATGCATTTCGCATGAAGCCTGAGGCAGATATCGCCGCTCACCTTGGTGAAGTGTTGTGGGTCTTAGGTCGACCCCTGGAAGCAGAGGCAGCTTGGCGCCAAGGAGAACTAATTGATGCAAATAATGCAACCCTCAAAGAGACTATAAGACGCCTCAAGCCAGACTGGATTATGTCCCTGGACAAATTAGCCAGTCAATGGGACGGACGCTTTGCTGTAAAGATGAATGATCGCCCCACTAACAATACACAAGGTGGAAGCGGTAGCTTTACGCTCAGCAAAACCGGTTTTAGTGATACCCTTGAGATCCGAAGCCCTATGGGTGGAGCGATTGCCAAGATTGTGATTAATCCAGGGGAAGCCATTTTGGAGCGCGATGGGAAAAAGGTAATGGCAATTGATGCTGATACCCTCATTCAAAATACGCTTGGACTGCCCTTGCCTGCCCGCGGTTTATCGAATTGGCTCAATGGTCAAGTTCGTCCTGGTAGTACGGCTCGATTAGTACGCGACGAACGCGGTCAAGTCAAAAATATTACCCAAGATGGCTGGGATCTAGCCTACAAGTGGAGTGATGCTCAAAAAATTGAGCGTCTTAATATGACTCGTAACACGAATACCGGCACTATTGATGTACGTTTGATATTTGATCAAGTGAATGACTAAAAAAATTGAGCTGTACGCTCCAGCCAAAATTAATTTATTTCTTCATATCATTGGCCAGCGAGACGACGGCTACCATCAGTTGCAATCTGTATTTCAGCTCATCGACTGGTATGACACTGTGTCTCTTGAGCTTATTGAAGCCGATGAAATTGTTAGGCCAGTTGGGGCAGATGGGGTTAATGCAGAAAACGATTTAGTTGTTCGTGCGGCGCGTATATTAAAAAAGTATGCATCTTACCCATATGGCGTAAAGATTCATCTAGAAAAAAATATTCCCATGGGTGCTGGTTTAGGTGGCGGCTCGTCTGACGCCGCATCAGTTTTGATTGGTTTAAATCATCTCTGGGGCTTAGGCCTTCGTCAATCCGAGCTTACTCATCTAGGCTTGCAATTGGGTGCTGATATCCCTTTCTTTTTATTTGGACAAAACGCATTTGTTGAGGGCATTGGTGAGCAATTAAACAGGCTTGATCTACCCGAGGAACAATTTTTAGTGATTTTCCCAGGGCAATCGGTTGCCACCAAAGACGTTTTCCGAGATGACACATTGACCCGCAATCATGCTCCGATTACAATCTCAGACTTTCTTGCTAGCTCTTGGAAGGATCCCAAATTTGGGAATGATCTTCAACCAGTGGCAAGCA
This genomic interval from Polynucleobacter sp. UK-FUSCHL-C3 contains the following:
- the ispE gene encoding 4-(cytidine 5'-diphospho)-2-C-methyl-D-erythritol kinase; amino-acid sequence: MTKKIELYAPAKINLFLHIIGQRDDGYHQLQSVFQLIDWYDTVSLELIEADEIVRPVGADGVNAENDLVVRAARILKKYASYPYGVKIHLEKNIPMGAGLGGGSSDAASVLIGLNHLWGLGLRQSELTHLGLQLGADIPFFLFGQNAFVEGIGEQLNRLDLPEEQFLVIFPGQSVATKDVFRDDTLTRNHAPITISDFLASSWKDPKFGNDLQPVASKICPEVNRALDWIAQQAPDSVKRMTGSGSCVFAAIPKTISAPEVDRMLQKLPSGWVGRLVRGLKQNPAYNSV